A portion of the Longimicrobiales bacterium genome contains these proteins:
- a CDS encoding glycerol-3-phosphate dehydrogenase/oxidase, whose protein sequence is MSTKPDSADFSPSGRSAALEAMSTESVDVLVIGGGITGAGVARDAALRGWSVALVEQDDFAAGTSSRSSKIVHGGVRYLEYGHFLLVRESARERRVIQSIAPHLVHRLDFLYPVFSPDSVLKIRAGLAVFDWLAETDDSDRHQSLDPQEVRRFLPGLRDPLRGAIQYVEYITDDARLTLENIQSAAAHGARVANHARAESLFTDSEGRVHGASVRDTTDSSVYEVQARIVVNAGGPWAQGVLEDSGLAARKALRPSKGIHILLSAGRLPIKGAAFLKSETGRRGLAMRRLDYVYVGTSDDEYTGPMESPRASRADVLDLLAMVQDCFPAAEITLDDVLTTWAGIRPLIEENGKTTRDTSREDEVWPGPDGLVTIAGGKLTTYRRMAGRVIEEVLNALGDSPVMDDRTAEVRLPGCPAGDVSKFIEDRLERLGEAGVPEATLKRLGFLYGTQLDDLLALAREDPTWLAPLGEDVPALRGEVRLAVMKEMAATLIDVMDRRLALLLFSPDSGLSGASEAASIMGVLLGWDEARVSAEVSGYRAYAMEHRVPAS, encoded by the coding sequence ATGAGCACTAAGCCGGATAGCGCGGATTTCTCCCCCTCCGGACGGAGCGCTGCGCTCGAAGCGATGTCGACCGAATCCGTTGACGTGCTCGTGATCGGCGGCGGCATCACAGGAGCCGGTGTTGCGCGAGACGCAGCCCTGCGTGGCTGGTCCGTAGCACTGGTGGAACAGGACGACTTCGCGGCAGGCACCTCTAGTCGATCGTCCAAGATTGTCCATGGCGGCGTCCGATATCTCGAGTACGGCCACTTCCTTCTGGTCCGCGAGTCGGCCCGTGAGCGACGGGTGATTCAGTCCATCGCCCCTCACCTCGTGCATCGCCTCGACTTCCTCTACCCCGTCTTCTCTCCGGACTCCGTGCTGAAAATCAGAGCTGGCCTCGCGGTCTTTGACTGGCTCGCCGAGACGGACGACTCGGATCGGCATCAGTCCCTGGATCCACAGGAAGTACGGAGGTTCCTCCCTGGCCTCCGAGATCCTTTGCGCGGAGCGATCCAATACGTCGAGTACATCACCGACGACGCGAGATTGACCCTCGAGAATATTCAGTCCGCTGCAGCCCACGGGGCCCGGGTGGCGAATCACGCACGCGCCGAGTCACTCTTCACCGACTCGGAAGGCCGCGTCCACGGCGCTAGTGTCCGAGACACAACGGACAGCAGCGTTTACGAGGTCCAGGCACGAATCGTGGTTAACGCCGGTGGCCCCTGGGCTCAGGGCGTCCTCGAGGACTCCGGCCTCGCCGCCCGCAAAGCGCTGCGGCCCAGCAAGGGCATCCACATCCTGCTGTCAGCGGGCCGCCTCCCAATCAAGGGAGCCGCATTCCTGAAGTCAGAGACGGGTCGGCGCGGCCTCGCCATGCGACGGCTGGACTACGTCTACGTGGGAACGAGTGACGACGAGTACACAGGTCCTATGGAAAGCCCGCGCGCGAGCCGCGCGGATGTGTTGGACCTCCTGGCGATGGTTCAGGACTGCTTCCCCGCCGCGGAGATCACCCTGGACGACGTGCTCACGACGTGGGCTGGTATCCGGCCCCTGATCGAGGAAAATGGAAAGACGACCCGCGACACCTCCCGAGAGGACGAGGTGTGGCCCGGGCCCGACGGGTTGGTCACGATCGCAGGAGGGAAGCTCACGACCTACCGACGGATGGCCGGGCGCGTCATCGAAGAAGTCCTGAACGCACTGGGCGACTCTCCTGTCATGGACGACAGAACGGCGGAGGTAAGGCTGCCGGGATGTCCGGCGGGGGACGTGTCCAAGTTCATCGAGGACCGCCTAGAACGACTCGGAGAAGCAGGTGTGCCGGAGGCCACTCTCAAGCGGCTCGGATTCTTGTATGGTACCCAGCTTGACGATCTCCTCGCCTTGGCGCGTGAGGATCCGACCTGGCTGGCCCCTCTGGGCGAGGACGTTCCCGCTCTGCGGGGTGAGGTGCGGCTGGCGGTCATGAAAGAAATGGCGGCCACGCTCATCGACGTCATGGACCGCCGGCTGGCGTTACTCCTCTTCTCACCAGACTCGGGCTTGAGCGGAGCCTCAGAGGCCGCCTCGATCATGGGCGTCCTACTAGGCTGGGATGAGGCCCGCGTCTCCGCCGAGGTGTCTGGGTATCGAGCGTACGCGATGGAGCACCGCGTCCCGGCTTCGTAA
- a CDS encoding tetratricopeptide repeat protein: MLGRLKLTLMITAAAVIFAPAAQVAAQDGGRFKVLIPYFTPLEDAKDKFGKEASKELRELMGSMPTHVALSERDIKDEVKNFDMKIQDLDCIRTRQLASQIDVPVVICASYTEQADKSWVISAEVWDIAGSESFPIEPFPIGEKDEEGAAVHIYDAFERYSTTVRSAAICNDYYASQQWENALRNCDESLGLNPNSMGTRYLRGLVLYEMENHTDALIEFETVIAANPYHEDALQRAGYIAALTDQDTKAREYYSRYLEINPGNAAIRMRIAYELAQAGDPVGAMEFIQVGLDVDSENVDLHEQYGGFAFSAALEIQQEAAVGAENGGDAVAPEAVGYYREAIASYEKVFEAKGAETPVGHLSNVISAYIQLEDLESAISLGERVLQTHGDEDRLWLLYADALQRNERLDDAITALDRVMEINPDHPNAALRQGNWLIQAGRVSDAVDVLSVAAENNPQQAQQAAQMVFAEAYQNGVEKDDYMYAASAVSDAKRIPNLSETMMNQLNFWHGYSLYQRALAEQEPQTLPSANLSLPKFYQALEFLNLAGDYPESVGVNLQQLIDNAGTYIEIQDAIIKRGQ; encoded by the coding sequence ATGCTTGGACGGCTCAAGCTGACACTCATGATCACTGCTGCGGCTGTGATCTTCGCGCCTGCAGCGCAGGTTGCGGCACAGGACGGTGGGCGCTTTAAAGTGCTGATTCCGTACTTCACCCCGCTCGAGGACGCGAAGGACAAATTCGGCAAGGAAGCGTCGAAGGAGCTTCGCGAACTTATGGGTAGCATGCCGACCCACGTGGCCCTGTCGGAGCGAGACATTAAGGATGAGGTCAAGAACTTCGATATGAAGATCCAGGATCTCGACTGCATTCGGACGCGACAGCTCGCGTCGCAGATCGATGTGCCGGTCGTGATTTGTGCCAGCTACACCGAGCAGGCGGACAAGAGTTGGGTCATCTCCGCCGAAGTATGGGACATCGCGGGGTCCGAGTCGTTCCCGATCGAGCCGTTCCCGATTGGTGAGAAGGATGAGGAAGGCGCGGCAGTACACATTTATGACGCGTTCGAGCGCTACTCGACGACGGTCCGTTCAGCGGCCATCTGTAACGATTACTACGCCAGTCAGCAGTGGGAGAACGCTCTCCGCAACTGCGACGAGTCGCTGGGCCTTAATCCGAACTCGATGGGTACTCGCTACCTCCGCGGGCTCGTTCTCTATGAAATGGAGAACCACACGGATGCGCTGATCGAGTTCGAGACGGTTATCGCGGCCAACCCGTACCATGAAGACGCGCTGCAGCGGGCGGGCTACATCGCTGCGCTCACGGACCAGGACACAAAGGCCCGTGAGTACTACTCGCGTTACCTTGAGATCAACCCGGGCAACGCTGCGATCCGCATGCGGATCGCGTATGAGCTGGCCCAGGCCGGTGACCCGGTTGGTGCCATGGAGTTCATTCAGGTCGGACTGGACGTCGATTCCGAGAACGTCGATCTGCACGAGCAGTACGGTGGGTTCGCGTTCAGCGCCGCGCTGGAAATTCAGCAGGAAGCGGCGGTAGGTGCTGAGAACGGCGGTGATGCCGTAGCCCCTGAGGCGGTCGGTTACTACCGCGAGGCGATCGCTTCGTACGAAAAGGTCTTTGAGGCGAAGGGCGCCGAGACTCCGGTGGGCCATCTGTCCAACGTCATTTCGGCATACATCCAACTCGAAGATCTCGAATCTGCGATCTCACTTGGTGAGCGGGTGCTTCAGACCCACGGTGACGAAGATCGCCTGTGGCTTCTTTATGCCGATGCGCTCCAGCGCAATGAGAGACTCGATGACGCGATCACCGCGCTCGACCGAGTCATGGAAATCAATCCGGACCACCCGAATGCTGCGCTCCGTCAGGGTAATTGGCTGATCCAGGCCGGTCGCGTGAGTGACGCAGTGGACGTGCTGAGTGTTGCTGCGGAGAACAACCCACAGCAGGCGCAGCAGGCGGCCCAGATGGTATTCGCCGAAGCCTACCAGAACGGTGTGGAGAAAGACGACTACATGTACGCCGCGTCAGCGGTGTCCGACGCAAAGCGTATTCCGAACCTCTCTGAGACCATGATGAACCAGCTGAACTTCTGGCATGGTTACAGCCTCTATCAGCGGGCCTTGGCCGAGCAGGAGCCGCAGACGCTGCCATCTGCGAATCTGTCGTTGCCAAAGTTCTACCAGGCGCTCGAGTTTCTGAACCTCGCCGGTGACTATCCCGAGTCTGTGGGCGTGAACCTGCAGCAGCTGATCGACAACGCAGGGACGTACATCGAAATCCAGGACGCGATCATCAAGCGCGGTCAGTAG
- a CDS encoding ATP-binding protein, with amino-acid sequence MSTPATIRPPSVRGLWALGFVALSLGALVAVPVYYGQRVAVVQMRITDVLEPAARLSSNLLLLKARQFARMEGYLATEDANTLEDPPHAAMTARMFRDPYLSAAAEEEAVLAQLQVLAPWLDAVPSALGGQSFFDRLVRLQTESVAWRFGNQRLFEFGVNEGARDRVLAGYNDVQWATRELDQSIQAAVADGRRRVANEQRRQTRITRVLAAVALFASLILGRVAHRYRALTTEREIQRREAVRGRREVDALLEATGDGVLGIDLEGRCISLNRAGTGLVGWPEGEIQGRDVVATLFHTDADGAPVTEDSFPLAQTVAAGEQIWSDVGAVIWRRKRSSFPARWSVQPMIDGTELRGAVLTFTDMTQIHEKEEALRRAIRQREDVVAIVSHDLRNPLGVALASADLLLDLPLDEGQRRRQAEIIRRSGKRMQRLIEDLLDVARMEAGALVIRPSHEPLAPILEEARDLFLGQGAERSISVVVGDGDLSARVDRDRIIQALSNLLDNAIRLTPEGGSVTLSAEEDGNNVLISVEDTGPGIAPELVGGLFDRFAQGDELDRGSVGLGLSIVKGVATSHGGDASVISVLGRGSRFILHLPMGGPPDAGRGVETTA; translated from the coding sequence ATGAGTACACCCGCGACCATTCGTCCGCCGTCGGTTCGTGGCCTTTGGGCGCTCGGATTCGTCGCGCTCTCTCTCGGCGCCCTAGTCGCTGTACCTGTGTACTACGGGCAGCGGGTCGCCGTCGTACAGATGCGGATTACAGATGTGCTCGAGCCGGCGGCACGACTGAGCTCGAACCTTCTTCTGCTAAAGGCACGGCAGTTCGCGCGCATGGAGGGGTACCTTGCGACGGAGGATGCCAACACGCTCGAAGATCCGCCGCACGCGGCAATGACCGCACGAATGTTTCGGGATCCATACTTGTCAGCGGCGGCAGAAGAGGAAGCTGTTCTCGCTCAGTTGCAGGTCCTCGCTCCGTGGCTCGACGCGGTGCCCAGTGCACTGGGTGGCCAGAGCTTCTTCGACCGGCTTGTCCGACTTCAGACCGAATCGGTGGCATGGCGTTTTGGTAATCAGCGTCTGTTCGAGTTTGGCGTTAACGAGGGGGCCCGTGACCGCGTCCTCGCAGGGTACAACGACGTCCAGTGGGCCACGCGTGAGCTGGATCAGTCGATCCAGGCGGCGGTGGCCGATGGCCGGCGGCGGGTTGCCAACGAGCAGCGGCGGCAGACACGAATCACGAGGGTACTCGCGGCGGTGGCCCTGTTCGCCTCTCTGATTCTCGGTCGTGTAGCCCACCGCTACCGAGCGCTCACCACGGAGCGCGAGATCCAACGGCGGGAGGCGGTCCGGGGCCGAAGAGAGGTCGACGCGCTTCTCGAGGCGACGGGCGACGGGGTGCTCGGCATCGATCTGGAAGGTCGTTGCATTTCGCTCAACCGGGCCGGCACAGGGCTTGTGGGGTGGCCGGAGGGCGAGATTCAAGGTCGGGATGTCGTGGCCACGCTGTTTCACACCGATGCAGATGGGGCTCCCGTCACAGAGGACAGCTTTCCGCTCGCACAGACGGTCGCTGCGGGGGAGCAGATTTGGTCTGACGTGGGCGCGGTCATCTGGCGGCGGAAGCGCAGTTCATTTCCGGCGCGCTGGTCGGTGCAGCCGATGATCGACGGGACTGAACTGCGGGGTGCTGTCCTCACGTTCACGGACATGACGCAGATCCATGAAAAGGAAGAAGCTCTGCGACGGGCGATTCGGCAGCGCGAGGACGTGGTGGCTATCGTGTCACACGATCTGAGAAACCCTCTGGGCGTCGCGCTCGCGTCGGCGGACTTGTTGCTGGATCTGCCGCTCGACGAGGGGCAACGACGTCGTCAGGCCGAGATCATCCGCCGGTCGGGCAAGCGCATGCAGCGCCTGATCGAGGATCTGCTCGATGTCGCTAGGATGGAAGCGGGTGCCTTGGTGATACGGCCCTCTCACGAACCTCTCGCCCCGATCCTTGAGGAAGCTCGCGACCTCTTCCTTGGACAGGGAGCGGAACGCTCGATCAGCGTGGTGGTCGGCGACGGAGACCTCAGCGCACGAGTCGACCGTGACCGAATCATTCAGGCGCTCTCGAACCTTCTCGACAACGCGATTCGTCTAACGCCTGAGGGAGGCTCCGTCACTCTTTCGGCGGAAGAGGATGGCAACAATGTACTGATTTCGGTCGAGGACACGGGGCCGGGTATAGCCCCTGAGCTTGTAGGCGGGCTATTCGATCGATTCGCCCAGGGCGACGAGCTCGATCGGGGATCTGTTGGGCTGGGACTCTCGATCGTGAAAGGTGTGGCTACCTCGCATGGGGGGGACGCGTCGGTGATTTCCGTGCTGGGGCGAGGGAGCCGGTTCATACTGCACTTGCCGATGGGTGGCCCACCCGATGCTGGCAGAGGGGTGGAAACCACGGCCTGA
- a CDS encoding thioesterase family protein yields MTEALEEFRFTHSVPVRFRDIDIGGHAHHADALIYFEEARWAYWIEVVGQGLNELDYVLAECRVRWHARVLWPQELAVSVRVVRVGRKHFEMAYEVRSAEGEKLQSGATVQVMFDYDTGKSKAMPDELKSILESFDGPF; encoded by the coding sequence GTGACCGAAGCCCTAGAAGAATTTCGATTCACCCACTCAGTTCCGGTGCGTTTTCGCGACATCGACATCGGTGGGCATGCTCATCATGCTGACGCCCTCATCTACTTCGAAGAGGCACGATGGGCTTACTGGATAGAGGTTGTGGGCCAAGGGCTCAATGAGCTGGATTACGTCCTTGCCGAGTGTCGCGTTCGTTGGCACGCTCGGGTGCTGTGGCCACAGGAGTTGGCCGTCAGCGTAAGAGTCGTCCGGGTGGGCCGAAAGCACTTTGAGATGGCGTATGAGGTCCGCTCTGCCGAAGGTGAAAAGCTGCAGAGTGGGGCGACGGTCCAAGTGATGTTCGACTACGACACCGGCAAGTCGAAGGCGATGCCCGACGAGCTGAAGTCAATTCTGGAGTCGTTCGACGGCCCGTTCTAG
- a CDS encoding glycerophosphodiester phosphodiesterase family protein has translation MTTADRSDSAGPFGFPGPVEIIAHRGFSARAPENTWAALDAGLSAGADAVEFDLHPASDGTPYLLHDETLDRTTSGTGAVHLHTPDELDTLDAGSWFDPAFVGEPIPSLAAVMTSLRGRVGRIYAEVKRTSSGNEMSSVVAAVHKAGLFEHTVFISMDWGALDQIRSLQPGARIGYIVEARSRVDEARERAKDDSDAMLDFDARILLGDPRIAERCREVDIALACWTVNATSVARSMLDMGVPRITTNEVADLLEWKESLNPTSPENAR, from the coding sequence ATGACAACGGCTGACAGAAGCGATTCCGCGGGCCCGTTCGGATTTCCGGGGCCCGTCGAGATCATTGCCCACCGAGGGTTCAGCGCCCGTGCCCCCGAGAACACCTGGGCGGCACTCGACGCCGGCCTCTCGGCCGGTGCGGATGCTGTCGAGTTCGATCTACACCCCGCGTCGGATGGCACCCCATACCTGCTGCACGACGAGACGCTAGACCGCACGACGAGCGGCACCGGGGCCGTGCATCTGCATACGCCGGACGAGTTGGATACGCTCGATGCAGGGAGCTGGTTCGATCCGGCGTTCGTGGGCGAACCCATCCCGTCTCTCGCTGCCGTCATGACTTCGCTACGTGGCCGTGTGGGCCGGATTTACGCCGAGGTGAAGCGGACCAGCTCGGGTAACGAAATGTCGTCGGTGGTAGCGGCAGTCCACAAAGCAGGCCTGTTCGAGCACACCGTCTTCATCTCGATGGACTGGGGGGCACTGGATCAGATCAGGAGTCTCCAGCCGGGCGCGAGGATCGGATACATCGTCGAAGCGCGTTCGCGTGTCGACGAAGCGCGCGAACGTGCGAAAGATGATTCCGACGCGATGCTGGACTTCGATGCACGGATTCTCCTCGGTGACCCGAGGATTGCGGAGCGCTGTCGCGAAGTCGATATCGCCCTGGCATGCTGGACGGTAAACGCCACGTCTGTTGCGCGGTCCATGCTCGACATGGGGGTGCCGCGAATCACGACCAACGAAGTCGCTGACCTGTTGGAATGGAAGGAGTCGCTCAACCCCACCTCACCGGAGAATGCTCGATGA
- a CDS encoding penicillin-binding transpeptidase domain-containing protein, with amino-acid sequence MSRARAMTDRPHRWRRGAVLGGWLLCVGLVIARAGQIQVVQADRWKAKANDQHTDLEEVAAPRGAIYDRGGSPLSVTRDQVRVNIAPNEVRNHDALQGALVAGLGLSATRARQHVMNERRWNVVGLFAPSVREQFAGFSGVHLDQVFQRYSPARDLARGVLGVVIDDEGRGGVERIYDHHLRGTPGSRIVRRNNLGTPIPGDRVIVQAPQAGGQVVVTIDSDLQEIAQAALLEAIDKHEAHGGDILITNPFSGEILALFSTRDGHNGALSAVNAPFEPGSTLKPFTVAGLLDHDLATMRDTVDAESGRWQAPGRILTDTHTEGWMTLREALRESSNIGIAKMAQLMSPGVQYENLRDFGFGTLTGVELPGEVAGTLRRPDRWSALSPASLAIGYEVSVTPLQMAMAYGALANGGLLMQPRLIREVRAADGSVLETFEPLVVRRVVAKETAHLVGGALEDVVTIGTGSLAQLGSFRVAGKSGTARFSSNGGYSRGDYSSSFVGYFPADKPQLVVFVKLDRPQDGTYYGGAVAAPVTRMTMEAALAAAPPAIRLGALVNSQARNAAAPSLAPQFTSGRPMRALPPLESGWDSEEGVSAESSDGPVRLPELSGLPSRRAILNLHQFGLRAAHAESGEVIGTIPVAGTLVMQGDTIRLRYRGQTYE; translated from the coding sequence ATGAGCCGCGCTAGGGCGATGACCGATCGGCCGCACCGTTGGCGCAGAGGGGCCGTCCTGGGGGGATGGCTGCTGTGCGTCGGGCTCGTCATTGCCCGCGCCGGGCAGATTCAGGTGGTGCAAGCGGATCGGTGGAAAGCAAAGGCGAATGATCAGCACACCGACCTTGAGGAGGTCGCCGCGCCGCGCGGAGCGATCTATGACCGTGGTGGCTCGCCGCTCTCGGTGACTCGTGACCAGGTCCGCGTGAACATCGCTCCCAACGAGGTCCGGAATCACGATGCATTGCAGGGCGCGCTAGTAGCCGGTCTCGGGCTAAGCGCGACTCGGGCCCGTCAGCATGTCATGAATGAGCGCCGCTGGAACGTCGTCGGCCTCTTCGCACCATCAGTGCGCGAGCAGTTCGCCGGTTTCTCGGGCGTGCACCTGGATCAGGTGTTCCAGCGGTACAGCCCTGCCCGCGATCTCGCACGTGGCGTGCTCGGCGTCGTGATCGACGACGAAGGACGTGGCGGGGTCGAGCGGATCTATGACCACCACCTCCGCGGAACCCCAGGCAGCAGAATCGTGCGACGGAACAACCTGGGCACACCGATCCCCGGCGACCGGGTGATCGTGCAGGCGCCGCAGGCCGGAGGCCAGGTCGTGGTTACGATCGACTCTGACCTGCAGGAGATCGCGCAGGCCGCGCTTCTTGAGGCGATCGACAAGCATGAGGCGCACGGCGGCGACATCCTGATTACGAATCCGTTCTCTGGCGAAATTCTCGCTCTGTTCTCCACCCGTGATGGGCACAATGGCGCCTTGTCCGCGGTCAACGCTCCGTTCGAACCGGGCTCCACGCTGAAGCCATTTACCGTGGCTGGCCTGCTCGACCACGACCTCGCCACGATGCGAGACACCGTCGATGCCGAGAGCGGCCGGTGGCAGGCACCTGGCCGTATCCTGACCGATACGCACACGGAAGGCTGGATGACGCTCCGCGAAGCGCTTCGGGAGTCGTCGAACATCGGCATCGCCAAGATGGCCCAACTGATGTCGCCTGGAGTCCAGTATGAGAATCTCCGTGACTTCGGCTTTGGGACACTCACTGGAGTCGAACTGCCAGGTGAGGTCGCAGGCACGCTGAGACGTCCCGATCGCTGGAGTGCGCTGTCGCCGGCCTCTCTCGCCATCGGTTACGAGGTTTCGGTCACACCGCTGCAGATGGCGATGGCGTACGGAGCGCTGGCCAACGGCGGACTCCTCATGCAGCCCCGTCTGATACGAGAGGTCCGGGCGGCCGATGGCTCCGTGCTCGAAACGTTCGAGCCGTTGGTGGTTCGTCGTGTCGTCGCGAAGGAGACCGCACACCTCGTCGGCGGTGCGCTCGAAGATGTCGTTACGATCGGTACCGGCTCGCTGGCTCAGCTAGGCTCCTTCCGGGTGGCGGGGAAGAGCGGCACGGCTCGCTTCAGCAGCAACGGAGGGTACAGTAGAGGCGACTACTCGTCGTCTTTCGTGGGGTACTTCCCAGCCGACAAGCCACAGCTCGTCGTCTTCGTCAAACTCGATCGCCCGCAGGACGGGACGTACTACGGCGGCGCGGTGGCTGCCCCCGTAACCCGCATGACGATGGAAGCCGCGCTGGCCGCCGCTCCTCCGGCGATTCGGCTGGGCGCACTGGTCAATTCTCAGGCGCGGAACGCGGCTGCACCTTCACTGGCTCCTCAATTCACGAGTGGCCGCCCCATGCGGGCTCTCCCGCCTCTCGAGAGTGGTTGGGACTCCGAGGAAGGCGTCTCGGCAGAGTCGTCCGATGGCCCAGTAAGGCTGCCCGAACTCTCCGGACTGCCTTCACGTCGGGCCATTCTGAATCTGCATCAATTCGGCCTTCGGGCTGCCCATGCCGAATCAGGCGAGGTGATCGGCACGATACCAGTGGCTGGAACACTCGTGATGCAGGGAGACACGATTCGTCTCCGGTACCGGGGTCAGACCTATGAGTGA
- a CDS encoding DUF2911 domain-containing protein: protein MKDRWTFWMAVAIMAAAPAVGAAQTQCQFRGAPDALAERPSPPDSVMIDLGGDAAKLCYGRPSLRGRTMIGGDDALGSPWRFGANEPTTLHLPFPATFGGIDVEPGSYSLYAIAETGQWTIVVNGNTNRWGIPLSPDVRSADIGSFEVVVTDPGRLVETLTFRFEGAGSAGSLVFAWERATLRIPISRR, encoded by the coding sequence ATGAAAGACCGTTGGACCTTCTGGATGGCGGTGGCCATCATGGCCGCCGCACCCGCGGTCGGAGCGGCCCAGACGCAGTGTCAGTTTCGGGGTGCACCCGATGCCTTGGCCGAGCGGCCGAGTCCCCCCGACTCCGTCATGATCGATCTGGGCGGTGATGCCGCCAAACTATGTTATGGTCGCCCTTCACTTCGGGGACGCACTATGATCGGCGGCGATGACGCCCTCGGTTCGCCATGGCGGTTCGGCGCGAACGAGCCCACGACGTTGCATCTACCTTTCCCTGCGACGTTCGGGGGAATCGACGTTGAGCCTGGGTCCTACTCTCTGTACGCCATTGCGGAGACGGGTCAGTGGACCATCGTAGTAAACGGGAATACGAACCGATGGGGGATCCCGCTCAGCCCTGATGTGCGCAGCGCAGACATCGGGAGCTTTGAAGTAGTGGTGACAGATCCTGGGCGGCTCGTCGAGACACTTACCTTCCGCTTCGAGGGCGCCGGCTCGGCCGGATCGCTCGTCTTTGCCTGGGAACGAGCGACTCTGCGGATCCCGATCTCCCGGCGCTGA
- the rsmH gene encoding 16S rRNA (cytosine(1402)-N(4))-methyltransferase RsmH has product MSEYHEPAMAPEVLDLLSPSKGGFYMDGTVGGGGHTRLILDACSDCRVLAVDRDSEALDEARASLADHRSRVRFLSTRFDNAPKDPEVRDRGLDGALLDLGVSSHQLDDDVRGFTFRRGAPLDMRMGADQGPDARMLLAVSSEEELTRVFRDFGEEPRARRLAREVVKRRATEPLETSDDLVAALAVSMGRPPSAKEKARIFQAVRIAVNDELEALEVGLPAIRDAMKAGGVMVVIAYHSLEDRAVKNAFREWSRSCVCPPELPICRCRGEALGQTLTRKVLRPSDEEVQRNPRARSARLRAWRRAA; this is encoded by the coding sequence ATGTCCGAATACCACGAACCCGCAATGGCGCCGGAGGTCCTCGACCTGCTGTCCCCTTCCAAGGGTGGCTTCTACATGGACGGGACGGTCGGGGGCGGTGGGCACACCCGTCTGATCCTCGACGCATGTTCGGACTGCCGCGTGCTCGCCGTTGATCGGGACTCGGAGGCTCTCGACGAGGCACGTGCCTCGCTCGCCGATCACCGGAGCCGGGTCCGCTTTCTCTCGACCCGTTTCGACAACGCCCCGAAAGACCCCGAAGTGAGGGACCGTGGCTTGGACGGCGCACTTCTCGATCTGGGGGTCAGTTCGCACCAGCTCGACGACGACGTCCGTGGCTTCACGTTCCGCCGGGGTGCGCCCCTGGATATGCGCATGGGCGCGGATCAAGGGCCCGACGCACGGATGCTCCTTGCCGTATCGAGCGAAGAAGAGCTGACACGGGTGTTTCGCGATTTTGGCGAGGAGCCACGAGCGCGGCGCCTCGCGCGGGAGGTGGTCAAGCGTCGTGCAACCGAACCTCTCGAAACCAGTGACGACCTAGTTGCGGCGCTGGCCGTTTCCATGGGACGGCCACCGAGCGCGAAAGAAAAGGCACGAATCTTCCAAGCTGTCCGTATCGCGGTGAATGATGAGCTGGAGGCGTTGGAGGTTGGGTTGCCCGCGATTCGCGACGCGATGAAGGCTGGTGGGGTGATGGTGGTGATCGCGTATCACTCCCTTGAAGACCGGGCGGTGAAGAACGCCTTCCGCGAGTGGAGCCGTTCCTGCGTCTGTCCGCCGGAGTTGCCGATCTGCCGCTGCCGTGGGGAGGCACTGGGTCAGACGCTGACGCGAAAAGTGCTTCGACCGTCGGACGAGGAAGTCCAGCGGAATCCACGGGCCCGAAGCGCCCGGCTCCGCGCCTGGCGGAGGGCTGCTTGA